Genomic DNA from Mus musculus strain C57BL/6J chromosome Y, GRCm38.p6 C57BL/6J:
CACTTGGTAGAGCAAGTTTGCTGCTAACTTCTGAGGGTAGGCTAGTGGGATACGAGAGGAGAGCCTGAGTAGATCCGAATTCTGAGAATGAACATGCTTGGTTAAGGTGCAGGGTAGGCTTGGATTATTTGACTTCCCAatcatctcttccttcctgctcTGCTCTGGTCTCGTATCTGTCTCCTCTCCAGTTGGTATTTCTTATAATCGAAAAATATAGGCAAAAGTTTAAGGATGATTTAAATTTCACTCCTAAAGGAAAATCTTTGCGTGTACAGCTCACaggtgtttacatttcaaatgccaacaTCTCTGGAAatctttccttttgaatttgcctCCATAGAAGACACAATTCGAATGTTTTAGACTTGACACATtaaatgtgtgtatgcttgtgtctctgcctctgcctgcctgcacGCCTGCCtctccctatcctctccctctccctccccctctccctcttcctgtctccctcttcctgtctccttctgcatctccctctcccttttcctgtctCCCTTTGCCTATCAATCtacgtctccctctccctcttcctgtctccctctccttctccctcttcctgtctccctctccctctccctgtctccctctccctcttcctgtctccctctccttcttcatgtctcccactccctctccctctccctctccctgtctctctctccctctacctctctgtctctcttcctgactctctctccctctccctctccctgtctctctctccctctccctgtctctctctccctgtctctctctccctgtatctctctctctctcttcctgtctccctctccttctccctctccctctgcctctccctcttcctgtctccctctccatctccatgtctacctctccctcttcctgtctccctctccatctccctgtctacctctccctcttcctgtctccctctccttcttcctgtgtccctctccctctccctctccctctccctctccctctccctctccctctccctctccctctccctctacctttccctctacctctctgtctgtctgtctgtctttgataaGGGGAAAATCTAAGCACAATATTAGTGTGTATAATAAgtgttttacattttgtattttttttctaaattctgaGTGTAGTCTTCCCTATATAAtcggggcgggggggcggggggctgcTATGTTCTATGCCGAGCAGGAAATTGTGACAATCTCCCAAATTTGTCCTGGGACTATAAGCATGTGGAGCTGTCAGACTCAATTACTTCGATAAAGTTCCGTTTCTTTAGATGTTTtctgcaagtattttattaatcTGTTTGTAGGCTACAACAACTTTGTAACATTTGTAACTTTTTTTAATAACCAACAACTATACAATAAGACTACCACTGTACATGGAAATTTATCActgcaagaaaacacaagaataatATTATGTATCATTCTACAGTAAACAGCATACATCTCATCAGTGTGagtatttttaagtgaaaaagaaTAAAGTTTAGTAATTACAACCTTTCCCATACTTAATAAAAACTAGACCTGTTACAGTATGCTAATTGaccttttgctttctttcattaaACAGTGCTGCACACCAGTAAGCTGAGTGGTAGATGTGTAGAAGCAAGAAGGGCCAGTTTCAGCTAAATAGAAAACGGTcataaataaaaaggggaaggaaaaaacATTAGGATGTCAGGCTCTGTGGTTCCCTTTAGTTGTATTTTCTTATGTATATGAatcttttgtctgcatatatgtctgtgcaacaTGTATTATATGATGTTCGTATGTGGAAGGCAGCAGTCCCCTTGAGCTGGAATTACTTTGAACCACCATGTATGTTGTTCTGGGAATCAGATCTCAatcttctggaagggcagtcagtgttctttaaCTGAGCTATTTGTCCAGCTTTAAAAGTTTTAAGCATGCTATTTTATCCTTTTCTCTACTTATAGAAAAATGGCAGAAACTGATCAGCCTGGGAAAATTTTTATAGGAGGCCTCAACATAAAGACCAGACAAAAGACTCTTCAAGAAATATTTGGGAGATTTGGACCAGTAGCACGTggtaattctttaaaagaaactgtatgtctcttcagagtaaatataaagtatttctatgatatgttcaattttggaacatggatgattatttttatgtttatttgacaACTACTCATTGCAATGGATAATGTTGCTCAATTAGtgtaatgtgcatgtgtgtgcatgtgtgtttgtgtgtgcatgcatgccttgcACACTCTAGGTGTATGACAAAATGCAACAAAGGCTgacattaatttattaattttgttgacATTGAGAATGCAagtaaaaatatgaaatgtaagattttgggttttatttaagaTTTGACTAGAATGATTGGTATAGTGTTTTACTTAGAATGTCAAATTAAGGGTCCTATGagtaacagtttaaaaaaatgtcaatttggaagtagaaaaaaattttatGTAGTTTTGTAAGTAAAAGTTTACATATATTGCAGTTATTTTGATGAGAGATCGTGAAACTAAGAAGTCTAGAGGCTTTGCTTTCCTTACTTTCCGACGCCTTGCAGATGCTAAGAATGCTGTCAAAGAAATGAATGGAGTGGTAAGAATGTAGTAACAATATATTACTCCTTTCCAGTAGTTAATGACATTAGTTGGTGTGTTTAGTTTGCTGAAAAATGAGCAAAActtccttgggttttttttttttaactaatgccAAAATTATGGCTAGTAGGATATTTCAACATTGTCACATATATTACATCTGTATCAAGTTCATATTATACTTTAAGAGTAAATAGGATATAATCTTtacaagcaacagaaaaaaaggaaaccataGTTTGGGAAAACTGGGAAAAGCAGTTTTTCAATTCATGGaagaaattataaaggaaaatattctgGAGAAAGTTATGTTCAAGTAAATCCAGCTCTAAACAGATTACAAGACTTAACAGCAATAAAAGTCAAATTGATTTTATTGATTGTCATAATAAATAGAGTTCCTACcttaactaatttatttttaccaacttggaattctcttttgtctttgaaaactAGCTATGAGTGATTTTTAGTTTATAGTAgtgtttttgagatttttattcaaCAGATGCTCTTTGTTATCCTGCATCAAAAATTTTAGAAATTGCATATTCTATAGGAAACACGATATATTTTTATGATTACTTTAAAGgtaatttttctccatttttttcaagtaacttttaaaaattgtttcctttatttgAGGAGGGTAATAGTATAatttgtcatctttttttttctctttccactttttccggttttttttttcattagtttatcacatacatatacagtacATATACAGTACATATATACTCCTAAATACATACCAATACAGCTTGCTCAgtgtgtataatgttacttgtatgtagtTTTTAAGATTGATTATTTTGAATTGGACAATCTACTTACAAGTGCTGTTCTTCCAGCACggaaatgattttattctttgGGCTCTCAACATGCCATTCTGTATTTTAAGCTTTATTGTGCAGATTGTAAAATACTACAATTCTCTTGTTTCtgtctcaatttttttcctttctgataaaACAAACTGGTATATATTTCCATTAAGAAAGACATTCTAAACCTCATGTTTGACTCAGTAAAAGGTAATGTATGTAAGTTAAATTTGGTTCTGTTGTCTTTTTCAGATTTTGGATGGAAAAAGAATTAAAGTAAAACAAGCCAGGAGACCATCATCACTTGAAAGTGGTAGCAAGAAGAGACCACCATCCTTTTCAAGAACCAGAGGTGCTTCAAGAATTCTGaaatgtggaagaggaggaagaagcagagcaAGAAGTGGTCCTTCATGTGAAGGGAACTTGGGTAACTGTACATAGTAGAAGCAGTGTGACTGATAATTAGTAAGATAATATAAGTAGAAACACTACGACTTTTATTTACATTCTCATGAGTAGAGCAGTTACCTtcaattagaaaaattaaaagcactGTATGATTAATATAAGTAACAGATGccttaattaaaaattgaatttaCACCAGAGTGTCAATTGCAAAAGAGTTCTTTTAGGATATTCAGTATTTGTCCTGATGTAGTCAACAGAAATTTTGCaagatttgttttatgtgcattgctattttgcctctgtgtgtatgtctgtatgaaggTTTCATATCCTAGAGTTATATTTTTTAGCTGTTAgtgaattgaacacaggtcctcggGAGAACTTCAGTACCCCTACACTGAGTAGCAAGATTTATTTCTAATCTTGTTTTTTAGTTTTGCTCTTTAGAGGCCAGTATTGCGTGTGAGTTGTAATTCTAACACTTTGGAAAGTTAAAACTATAccaataggaaaaataaaattgacttaaaGTGTCCAGAACTCAGAAGTACATTTCAAATAAATAGAATTGATCAGACAATATTTATTGCTGTATATTTATCTGAAAactgttcatttcttcttttgatgaCAGATTGTATATAAGCCTATTGAACACTAATTTATCCTTCCTGAATTATCTAAACCTTGCAAGTTTTAAGACTGTTTCAGACTCTGGAagagtttaaaagaaacagaacattTTAACGTTAACTTTTACATGTTACCTTTTGATGTGTGATGAGAAGATGACGACTCATTAGAATGCTTTTTAGGCAATCTTCAAGAGTATTTTActacttttgaaaataaataaataaattcaaattttattcttaaaaatctATAATTTTTTGTATTAACCAAACTTAAATATCCAAGTAAGGGCTGTTAGATAAGATAGGTGATATTTCTCAAGTAGATTTACATTTTATAATGCTCTCCAAATGATCTTAATGGTTAAATCTAAGTTTTTATTCTTACCTGTATGAAAATACAAAGTTTATTCATAATTGCGTACTAGATCTATATTGATTTTTTAAGCTAAAATGATTATATCATATTTGATATGCATTTCATAGAGAGTCCGAGTTTGTCAATTATAATAATTGCTCAGCATGTCTATGTATTAATAGTATTatatgaaattttttattttttaattgatattGGGGCTTATATTTGCGTGAAAGTTTATTTCATAGATGGATCTTGCAAAGTATTGAGActagaaatatattaaaatctgCTTTCTAATAATGAAGTGATTATTTTACCTGAAATATAGACATATTTAATTGACAGATTTTTGTTCCCTTTCACTCCAGTTCTCTGTCATTTCTTTAAACACAGTGTAGTGTTCAAACTGTGCTATAAATGTTAAAGCCATCTTTACATACTGTTTGAATTATAGTTACAAAAGTAAATAGTATTTTTACCAATAAATACTAGTAATAGTAAATTTtaccaatttagaaaaaaatactaaTTGCTGAGAATACAGTATTGTTTAACGAAGATTTACAAGTGATAATTAGAACTTACTCATTGAAGTATTGATTCCCTTTAGctaagatgtttctttaaatacaGGTGGTGATAGATATACTCCTAATTTCAATGTGAGTTCTTCTGGGAGACACTTTGCAGTTAAAAGAAATCCATCTTCAAAAAGGGATGATCCCCCTTCTAAAAGATCTGCAACTTCTGCTCAGACAAGAAGCAATACTGGACTAAGAGGACGAGGTAAAAACATGCCAAGCAGACATTTTTGTGGAAATGCAGTTTATAATGAATGAGAAACATTTAAACAATTGCCTATGAGTTTTTGACCATCACAGTCTTAGAAGACAACCGCACACATGTACGTACTTAGGAAAATTTTACATTTGTAGATCTATCTAAAGATTTTAGGCGGAATGATAGTGAAATGTAACAGCCAAAcagtggtggcagacacctttaatttccagcactcaggagacagagtcaggcggatttctgactttgaggccagcctggtctacagagtgagttcctagacagccagggttatacagaaaaacactttcttggaaaaaaaagaagaaaggtatgaaggagggaatgggggaggaagagagagacacacagagagagagagagagagagagagagagagagagagagagagagaaaggaggatagaaaaaaagagagagaaatttgaATATTAGAGTATTTATGTGTTACAGTATCAACATAATGAAGTATGTTGTAAGCAAAATTTGAGTAAAGACCATTAAAATACAAATGTAAGATGTgaaatttgaataacaagagagacttatccataaaataaaaggcagattGATGTTTGATTACACTGACAACAGTCTGTTTATATTGCATTTGTGAAGTAGTTTACTAATACAGCTTCATTAAAGAATGAAGTATGCCTTGTAAAAGGTATTTTGCAGAGAAAAGTGCAGTGTTTTTATTACTACTTTGAAACATCTGCAACTTGAAATACTTGTATAGTAATTTTTAAACTTAATGTCCAGAACCACATCGAAGAGAGATTTCTAGAAATATGCCAAGAGGAGAGCCGGCGTCTTCCAGAAGAGATGAGTATCCATTACCAAGGGATTATGGCCAGTCTTCTAATGATAGGTAAAGAAAAAAGAGCAAAATGGTTAAATTTCCCATTGTGGAAGGAAAAATGCTTTAATTATTGTACTTAGTATCATACAGGAACATTTTATGTAGTGTCAAAACCTTTTATATCCTTTCTCATTAAGTCTGTTTTCCAAGGCTAGTGAAATGGCTTAACAAGTTGAGTAACTTTCATGAGACCTAAGAAGATGTCCAAATGCCACAACaacttgggaaaaaaaacaaaacaaggcaggtTTTCTGGGTTCTATATACACAGTGAATAAGTAGATAAATGCATACAAAATTTTCTGCAAATTATCTTCTAGAATGAGAAAGGTGGTTCAGTTGTGGAAGTATTTACTTCTTAAGATGAAGACCTGTATTCATATACTCAGAACCAATGAAAAAGTTAGGCATAAAACCTATAATCTCACCTGTGTTAATTGATCAACTCTTATGTTGGTTGGAAGACTCTCATGGGTCTGACAGCATTACGTGGAAAAATTTCAGGACAGTTAGAGACACTGTTCAAATAGAATGTGGAAAGGACCTGAGAACCAACATTTGAGGATATCCTTTGATAATCACGCTCATTTCCTAAGTCTGACTAATCTCAAAAGTATACTACCTACTTTAGTACACAAAGTAAATACCTTCCAATTATACAATCAGTTTCAATTCTGTAAATACAGAGAGGGTATGAATGGAATCACGGTTTACTGTATACTTATTTGATCTACATAATTTTCAGATTTAATCCTTTTGTAAGGTTTAGtcgtttttaagatttatttattgtattttatgtgaatacaccatttctctcttccgacacaccagaagagagcatcagatcccatcccataaattaattttatttaatatttattaaatatgtatattaagTACATATTACGTTCTCATGTATGTCATTTTAAAGCTATGATTTTGTGTTGTAGCAGTGCTAAGGACATTCATATACGGTTAATAGAGTTCTTACTTTCAGTTTTTTTAGGTGTATTGTAGTTGAATTGCTGGGCAATATGGTAATGTAGTATATAGAACCCTTTTACATTCCTGTCAATGATGgtcaaagttttaatttttatgaagttTCTTCCTCTCCAAATACTGTATCGTTTGTTTGTTAAATTTTAGCAATCCTAATAGCAGTATTGCATTAGCATATTTGATGGAGTAGCAGTCATGTATCCTAGTTATGTTTGGGACCATTGTCTTAGCTTACTTGGAGAAGTGCCCATTGATATTTTGCCAGGTATCATGTATTCACTGGCCAGTTAGCTAATtggccagttccaggacagtgagaaacTCTCACATAAAAGTTTGGATGGTTATTTTTAGTTTCTAATTTATTCAAGGAAATATGAATCAACATCCAGAGGATACTGTGACTATGGCAATTACCACTCTCGGGAAGAAAGTGCATCTAAAGTCTTCAGGTattacaatttctttcttctctcttccctccccttccttcccctaccctcctgtcttcccttcccttcccttcccttcccttcccttcccttcccttcccttcccttcccttcccttcccttcccttcccttccctttccctttccctttccctttccctttcctcccccctcctctcccctcccctctcctctcctccctctcctcttttctcctttgtcacctctttcctcctctcctcccactcctccctctactccctctcccctctcctcggccctctttctcttttttctttctttctttctttctttctttctttctttctttctttctttcttttccttttttgtacttttttccttccttccttcctaccttcattcctcctcttctttctcccttctccctttccatttccctttctccctttcccttccccctttccctgtttctctttccctttccctcttttcctttctccctttccctctctccctttcccttattccctttccttcttttccctttgctttttccctttccctcttttcccttttcttttttcctttcttttttccctttctcttttccctccccctcccctcctctgccctctcctcactctcctctcccctcccctctcctttcctcttccctcccctctcccactttttcccctccccctcctctcccctcccctctcctctcctccctctcctcttttctcctttgtcacctctttcctcctctcctcccactcctccctctactccctctcccctctctcctatctcttctctctctctctctctctctctctttctttctctctctctctctttctttctttcgttcttttgttctttctctttttcaagacatgatttctctgtgccTGTCTGGGAAAgctctttgtagaccatgctggcctcaaacttaaaaatccacctgcctctgcctcccaagtgctgggattaaaggtgtgtgccaccaaacctggcaAAACTGTTAGTTCTTATGTTAATTAAAACTTCCTTTTAAAACTTAGTGATCATGCTGGCTATCTTGGAGGACGTGATAGAGATTTCTCTGAATATTTAAGTGGAAATTCatacagagatacatacagaAGTTATGGTAAGAGTCCTATTTTACTTGGTAAATAAATGCCATCTTAGTGAATTTTACACATACAGACAAATGTAACATGGGTTATACATTAATTAGGTGGTTGGAGTATTTGCTATTGCAGTGTTCTTAACTGACTAAATGGGCAGTCTTAAGGCTGTTTTCTTACTTGGTCATTTATCTACTTTAGGAAGATTCCATGAGGCACCATCTGCAAGAGGTGGAAACAACCGCTATGATGACTATAGTAAC
This window encodes:
- the Gm10352 gene encoding predicted gene 10352; protein product: MAETDQPGKIFIGGLNIKTRQKTLQEIFGRFGPVARVILMRDRETKKSRGFAFLTFRRLADAKNAVKEMNGVILDGKRIKVKQARRPSSLESGSKKRPPSFSRTRGASRILKCGRGGRSRARSGPSCEGNLGGDRYTPNFNVSSSGRHFAVKRNPSSKRDDPPSKRSATSAQTRSNTGLRGREPHRREISRNMPRGEPASSRRDEYPLPRDYGQSSNDRKYESTSRGYCDYGNYHSREESASKVFSDHAGYLGGRDRDFSEYLSGNSYRDTYRSYGRFHEAPSARGGNNRYDDYSNSQDGYGGRGEPYISNRSNIYSSDYERSGRQEVLPPPIDREYFDREGRQERGHSPKDGLYSASRESYSSNTKIWGIPWRSWRKQI